In the Thermotoga sp. Ku-13t genome, one interval contains:
- a CDS encoding sensor domain-containing diguanylate cyclase — protein MRGLVWFILIPALVFVTVLVSVYNINKAQFRWYVENVKKLYARYVERYAESISVSYFQWTTMYELLKENRLDEARIWLEDLKKNFDFVEEATVLVLDVDEPDPFKISPHGEKLLIDFKVFNEDLSEFVKDKAVRAVVDAQGPLEDMGESRLYISPEGEEFVFGLKYKSNYSALNLRAFIQSISITAGVTAFLLLWMITFWQRLKQESRLRKFNEAMLEITKSFLKGEKADKLYQLILQKAIEVVPNAQAGSVVIKRSGKWIYVAAVGYDLEGLKQIEFADQADWFEKPIKNSRDVNELNRRKLDDQTFQKLKEYGRIEEIKCSLVVPVIVEGEIAMAFNLENFEREDAFDEESLELARLFANYLAMVFTRMKQEERLLEQQKILEHLSSRDPLTNLLNRRAFEEYGEKMLSLAKRENKTVALLFMDLNHFKNVNDEHGHGLGDRALTFIASRLSKVLRQSDLLARFGGDEFVALIYDCDKEKVLTIAERIVQTVEKLNRVEGRQINVGVSVGIALYPTDAQELDQLVRLADVAMYFAKKRSLKIVFFSDVATASGG, from the coding sequence ATGCGCGGATTGGTTTGGTTCATTCTGATTCCAGCGCTCGTGTTCGTGACGGTGCTGGTGTCTGTTTATAACATCAACAAGGCTCAGTTTCGATGGTACGTGGAAAACGTCAAGAAGTTGTATGCAAGATACGTTGAGCGCTACGCCGAATCCATCAGTGTGAGCTACTTTCAATGGACCACAATGTATGAACTTCTGAAAGAAAACAGGCTGGATGAAGCACGGATCTGGCTTGAAGATTTGAAGAAAAACTTCGATTTTGTGGAAGAAGCGACCGTACTCGTTCTCGACGTGGATGAGCCTGACCCGTTCAAAATCAGCCCACACGGTGAAAAACTGTTGATAGATTTCAAGGTTTTCAACGAAGATCTGAGCGAGTTCGTGAAGGACAAGGCTGTACGGGCTGTTGTTGATGCTCAGGGACCTCTCGAAGACATGGGTGAATCACGGCTGTATATTTCCCCCGAAGGGGAAGAGTTCGTTTTCGGCCTCAAATACAAAAGCAACTACTCCGCGTTGAACCTCAGGGCTTTCATTCAATCCATTTCCATTACGGCCGGTGTCACTGCTTTCTTGTTGCTATGGATGATCACGTTCTGGCAAAGGTTGAAACAGGAGTCGAGACTCAGAAAATTCAACGAGGCGATGCTTGAGATAACCAAGTCTTTCTTGAAAGGCGAGAAGGCGGACAAACTGTACCAGCTGATCCTTCAAAAGGCCATCGAGGTTGTGCCCAACGCCCAGGCTGGTTCGGTCGTGATCAAACGAAGCGGAAAGTGGATCTACGTAGCGGCTGTGGGGTACGACCTTGAAGGGCTCAAACAGATCGAATTCGCCGACCAAGCAGACTGGTTTGAAAAACCAATAAAGAATTCCAGAGATGTGAATGAACTCAACAGAAGAAAGCTGGACGATCAGACTTTTCAAAAACTGAAGGAATACGGAAGAATCGAGGAAATAAAGTGCAGTTTGGTGGTACCGGTGATTGTTGAAGGTGAGATCGCCATGGCCTTCAATCTCGAGAACTTCGAGAGAGAAGATGCCTTCGACGAAGAAAGTCTCGAACTTGCCCGGCTCTTTGCCAATTATCTCGCCATGGTGTTCACCAGGATGAAGCAGGAAGAAAGGTTGCTCGAACAGCAAAAGATCCTGGAACACCTTTCGAGCCGAGACCCTTTAACGAACCTTTTGAACAGAAGAGCCTTTGAAGAGTATGGCGAAAAGATGCTCTCGCTGGCGAAGAGGGAGAACAAAACCGTTGCGCTTTTGTTCATGGATTTGAACCATTTCAAAAATGTCAACGACGAACACGGACACGGATTGGGAGATCGGGCACTCACTTTTATCGCTTCAAGGTTGAGCAAGGTTCTCAGGCAGAGCGATCTTCTGGCGAGGTTCGGTGGAGACGAATTCGTCGCGCTGATTTACGACTGCGACAAAGAAAAAGTTCTCACGATAGCGGAAAGGATCGTTCAAACGGTGGAAAAACTGAACCGCGTGGAAGGTAGGCAAATCAATGTGGGCGTCAGTGTGGGGATAGCCCTTTATCCAACAGACGCCCAGGAGCTTGATCAGTTGGTCAGGCTGGCGGACGTGGCGATGTATTTTGCGAAAAAGAGATCTCTCAAAATCGTTTTCTTTTCAGACGTTGCAACAGCCAG